GCCACTCCACAGATGGTTTCCCGACGCACACGGGCGCCGAGTTTCTGGACTTCCTTCGGGCGATTGCTTCGAGCGGCCCGGATGCGCCGCATCCGAATCCCGTGGAGCAGTACGTTGGAAGCCACCCGGCGGCGCTTGCATTTGTGCAGACTCCGAAGCCCTTCCCGACGAGCTATGCGCACGAGAGCTATTTCGGCGTGACGGCTTACCACTTCGCGAACGCCGCAGGCGAGACCCGATTCGGCCGCTATCGCATCATTCCGGTGGCTGGCAACGAGTACGTCGATGCTGCCGACGTCGCAGGTAAGGGAGCCGACTACCTGTTCGACGAGCTTGCCGGCCGGATCGCTGCCGGGCCGATCGTCTTCCGGATCGAAGCAACGCTGGCGAACGAGGGCGATGTGGTGGACGATGCGACGATTCACTGGCCGGCTACCAATCCGGTCGTTGAACTCGGCACGCTGACGCTTGATGCGCCGGTTGCGGACAACGCGACCGAGCAGAAGCAGATCATCTTCGATCCGATTCCGCGCGTGGATGGTATCGAGCCGTCGGACGATCCGTTGCTTGAGCTGCGGGCCGCGATCTACCTGATCAGCGGACGCCGCCGCCGCAAAGCCTGATCGAACGAGGGTGGTGCCTGGGCCGCCTGGCGCAGGCACCACGCCGGTGTGTCTATCTGCTTTCCGCGGTCCATTTACACTGGAAAGCGTCCTCCATGAAGATCCTTACGCATTGGCTCCGCACGTTCCTGCCCACCCTCCCCGTCGACGATCGCCAGCTTGCTGATGACCTTACCCTTCGCGGCATCGCCGTCGAAGGCGTTCACTTGGTGGCGGGCGGAAGTCTCTTCGAGATGGACATTACGACCAACCGCGTCGATGCCATGAATCATTACGGCATTGCGCGTGAAGCGGCCACGATCTACAACCTGCCGCTTGCGCCGCTGGATACTGCGCTTCCGAATGCCACCGCCGCCGCTCCGTTTCCGGTACGCATCTCGCCCGAGGCGGAGGCGTTGTGCGGACGCTTTACGGCGCGTGTCCTTCGGGATGTGACGATCGCTCCCTCGACGGGGCGGATCTCCGAGTACTTTGGCTCGCTCGGTCAGAAACAGATTTCGAACGCGGTCGACGCCTCTAACTTCGTGCTGCTTGCCATGGGGCATCCGACGCATGCCTTCGATCTCGACAAGATTCACGGAGGGATTGTGGTCCGGCTCGCTCGTGCGGGGGAATCGCTGCGCCTGCTCGACGGCACGACGCGGACGCTGGCGGCCGATGATCTCGTGGTTGCGGATGAGACGAAGGCGCTTGGGCTTGCCGGCGTGATGGGCGGATGGGATTCGATGATTACGCCACAAACGAAGAACGTCCTCGTCGAGGCGGCTTGGTTCGACCAGGCGAGCGTTCGCCGGTCGGCACGCCGGCATGGGTTGCACACGGACGCCTCGCATCGTTTTGAGCGTGGCGCCGATATCGATGCCGCGCCGGTCGCGAATGCCCTGGTGTCGCAACTCATCTTGCATTTGGGTGGGTATGTTGCGGGGGAACTGATCGATCTCCGTATTCCAGCAGTTGACGCACGGACGAGCCGTCGCCCACGCATCTCCCTGTCGGTCGCGGAGGTTCAGCGTCATCTCGGGACGACGCTTGCGCCCGAGGGGATTACCCGCGAGATCGTCGAGCAGTATCTGAAGAGTCTTGGCTGCGACTTATTTCCTTCTGGCGGCGACACCTTTGAGGTGCAGCTTCCGAGCTGGCGTCTTGATCTCGAGCGCGAGATCGACCTGGTTGAGGAGGTTGCGCGGGTCTATGGCTATAATGGCTTTGCCAACACGTTGCCCATGCCGCTTCCGGTGATCGAGTTGCCAGTTGCCTCCGCCGAGCGCGCGGTGAGGCAGCGACTTCTTGCCCTTGGCTTCTCCGAGTCAATTTCGAGCACCTTTGCCAGCGAGTCGGATGCCGCGCTGTTCTTCGAGGTTACGCAGGACAAGGGAACGATCCCGATGGAGAATCCTCTTTCCGAGGAGGCGTCGCTTCTCCGTCCGACGCTGGTTCCGGGAATGCTAACGATGCTCGCTCACAACCTAAACCGGGACGTGCGTGCGGTGCGGCTCTTTGAACAGGGGCAGATCTTCACCGGATCGACTGACCTGGTGGACGAGCAACCGAGCCTGACGCTTGGACTCACCGGAGCATCGGCGGCGACGTCGCTTTATTCGGCACAGGATGCTCCTTTCTTTGAACTCAAAGGCACGATCGAGTCCATTCTTTCGCTCTTCGCCGCAAACGCGGTCACGCCGGGTGAGAGCGCCGCGGCGGCTCTCGCGTTCACCACGACCGGACTTCCCGGCTGGCTGGAGCCTGGGCGGTCTGCGGTCGCTCACCTTGGGTCGGCACCAGTTGCGTGGTTTGGAGAGTTGGCGAAGGGGGAGGCCGCTCGGCGAAAGCTACGGCAGCCTGTGTTTCTCGCTGAGGTTGATCTGGCGAAGCTTTACGCACTTCCGCTTCGTCATGTCGCCGCTCGCGAGCTTTCCCGGTTTCAGGCGGTAGAGCGGGACTTCTCGTTCACTTTTCCTGACGTGCGGCCGTGGTCAGAGATCGAGGCTTCGCTGCGCGGGCTGGATATTCCCGCGCTCCAGAGCCTCAAGCCGACGGAGATCTTTCGGGACCGGAAGGGCAAGTCGGTGCCTCTCGGGCACTATGCTCTGCTGATTCGAGCGGTGTTTCAGTCGAACGAGCGGACGCTCTCCGAGGCAGAACTGACGGACTGGTGGAGCGCCATCATCTCCGCGCTGACGAGCCTTGGCGGAGTGATCCGGGCGCCAGAAGAGGCGACACAACGGTAGGACATTTCCCGGGATAGGTGTACGAAAAGCGCTATCAGGCTCTGCCCTAAGGGTTTCGATTACGCTATCCCACCATTTTGGGATTGTGCGATGCTGTTGAATTCATGCCGACTTTGCCCTACGATTCACCATCCCTTAACACTCCCGTCTTATTCGCCGGATATGGTCGGTCTTGCCCGCATCCAAACCCGCAAGGTGATCAACCTCCATGTCAACCACCGCGACACCAGCCGCAACCACATCCGTCCTCGATCAGAAGCTAGCCAATTCCAAGACCGGCAAGGCGGGCGGATACGTCTTCGCCGTCATGCTCATCGGCGGCCTTGGCTATATCGCGACGAAGCTTTCGCACGATCTCTCGTTCGTTCATAGCGCCTCAGTCTTCCCCTTCCTTCTGCTTGGTCTGGCCCTCTTCATCGCGCTTGGCTTCGAGTTCGTTAATGGCTTCCACGACACTGCGAACGCGGTCGCGACCGTGATCTATACCCACTCGCTTGAGCCTCATCTTGCCGTCGCATGGTCTGGTATCTGGAACTTTATCGGCGTCATGACCAGCTCCGGCGCAGTGGCCTTCGCGATCATCTCGCTTCTGCCCGTCGAGCTTATCTTGAAGGTTTCAAAGGGCTCCGGCTTCTCGATGGTCTTCGCGCTCCTCGTCGCGGCCATCCTCTGGAACCTCGCCACCTGGTGGCGCGGTCTGCCGGCGTCGAGCTCGCACACGATGATCGGCTCGATTCTTGGTGTCGGTGTTGCCAACCAGCTTATGAGCGGCAACTCCGGAACATCGGGCGTCGACTGGGAACAGGTCACCAAGGTCTTCAAGGCGCTGCTTATCTCCCCCGTCGTCGGTTTCATCATGGCCGGAGCGATTTTCCTCCTCTTCAAGCTTGTCGCTCGCGATCCCCGTCTCTACAAGGCTCCTGAAGGTACCGCGCCTCCGCCGTTCTACATCCGCGCGTTGCTTATCTTTACCTGCACCGGCGTGAGCTTCTTCCACGGTTCGAATGACGGCCAGAAGGGCATGGGTCTCATCATGCTCATCCTCGTCGGCACTGTTCCCACTGCCTACGCTCTCAACCACACCGTTGACCAGGGGCAGGTGCAGACCTTTGCCGCTGTCTCGACTGCCGTTGCTGGAGCCATCGGGAACTACGTCGAACCCGCCGCTGTCGCTGCCGACCCGGGGCCGCAGCTCGAGAAGTTCGTCTCGACCAAGAAGTACGATCCGGGCGTCATGCTTGCTCTCCAGTCGATGGTCAACGAGATCCGCAACCAGGCGGTCTCCTACGGTTCGCTCGGCAACGTTCCTGCCGAGATGCAGGCCAACGTCCGTAACGAGATGTACCTGACCAGCGAAACCATGCGCCTTCTGCCGAAGCTCGGGCCGAAGATGAACGATGCGGATGTCAAGACGCTCAGCAACTACAAGGGCTTCCTGGACAAGTCGACCAAGTTCATCCCGTCGTGGGTGAAGGTTGCGGTCGCGCTTGCGCTTGGCCTTGGCACGATGGTGGGCTGGAAGCGCATTGTCGTCACGGTAGGCGAGAAGATCGGGAAGACGCACCTCACCTATGCTCAGGGCGCTGCCGCCGAGATCACCGCGATGATCACGATCGGCCTGGCCGATGGCTACGGGTTGCCGGTGAGCACGACGCACGTGCTCTCGTCCGGCGTTGCGGGAACGATGGCCGCGAATAAGAGCGGCTTGCAGATGTCCACCATTCGCGACATTGCGATGGCCTGGGTGTTCACGCTTCCTGCCGCCGCGGCGCTGTCGGGGAGCCTCTTCTGGCTTTTCAACACCATTGCGAAGTAGCTCGACTGGAGCGGGCAGAAGAAAGGGCGAGCCATCATGGCTCGCCCTTTTCTTTGACTACGAACTGCTTTCCTTAGATGTGACAGCTGACCATGCCGCGCTTTTCGAGGTAGCGCTGGTGGTACTCTTCGGCCTTCCAGAAGGTCTCGGCGGGAACGACTTGGGTTGCGATGGGCTTGCGGAAGGATCCGGAGGCGTTCAGTTCGGCAATCTTGGCCTTTGCCTGCTCCGCCTGTTCGGGCGAGCGGGTGAAGATGACGCTGCGGTACTGGGTTCCCCAGTCGGGGCCCTGGCGATTGAGTTGGGTGGGATCGTGGAGGGAGAAGAAGGCGTCGAGAAGACTCTCGTAGCTGACGCGGGAAGGGTCGAAGATCAGCTCCACAACTTCGGCGTGTCCGGTGCGATCGGTGCAAACCTCTTTGTACGTTGGGTGGTCGTTGCTTCCGCCTTCATATCCGACTGCTGTGTCGAGGACGCCGGAAAGTTCGGCGAAACGGGCTTCGACGCCCCAGAAGCAGCCTGCTCCAAATGTTGCTTTTTCAGTTGCCACGCTTGTACTCCTTTGTTTCTCTTTGCCTGCTCGAGAGCCTGCGACTATTGGATGCGTCGGCGCGTCCGGATGTTCGATGCTCAAGGCGCGAGTATTGTCGGCGCTCGTTTGAACGAACGTCAAGGTAGGCGGTGGGGCCCGGCATGCCGAGGTTTTGACGGAGTCAAACCCGAAAACGAGAGCGCTTCCGGCTAGACGGCGCGCCGGGTTGGTTTGGCCTTGGACGCGAAGGTGCGGCGGGGAGGGCCTGTTGGCTTCTTCTTGGCGGGGGCCTTGAGCTGGGCGAACTCGGGCAGGTTCTTCTTGGGGACGACCTTTTTGCCCTTGCTGGCGCGGTCGAGAGCAGTGACTTCGCCGAGGGTAAGCTCGCGGAACTCGCCGGGAGGAACGTCGAGGCGGAGCGCGCCGTAGCCGATGCGGCGGATCTTCTCGACGTGGTGGCCGATCTCCTCGAACATCTTACGGAGCTGGCGGTTGCGGCCCTCGGTGAGAGTGAGCTCGTACCAGGGATTGTCGCCACCGCGCACGAGTTCGAGCTTGGCGGGCGCGGTGATGATGCGGTCGCGGCGGCCGCTGCGGACTTCGTCGAGGCGTCCGCGATCGATCATGATGCCGCGGCGGATCTGGTCGAGAGCGCTTGCGGGCGGGACTCCGGAGACCTTGACGAGATAGGTCTTCTCGACTCCGGCAGCGGCCTTCGAGAGGGCGTTGGCGAGTTCTCCGTCGTTGGTCATGAGGAGCAGGCCTTCGGAGAGGTAGTCGAGGCGTCCTACGGGGTAGAGACGAACCTGATCGCCGTGAGGGCCGGACTTGTGCTGCGCCATGAGTTGCATGACCGTCGGGCGCTTCTCGGGGTCGTTCAGGGTGGTGACGTAGCCACGCGGCTTGTTCAGCATGTAGTAGCGCTGCTTTTCGGGGCCTTTAAGGAGCTTACCGTCGACGCGGATGTGGTCTTTCTCGGCGTCGTGCTTCGTTCCGAGTTCCGTGATGGTGGTTCCGTTGACCTGGACGCGACCCTCGAGAATGATCTCTTCGGCCTTGCGGCGTGATGCGATTCCAGCCTGGGCGAGGATCTTCTGGAGGCGATCGCCCTTGGGTTCTTCAGCTGGCTTGGTTGAGGATTTGGCGGCTGGCTTTTGAGCTTTTTCGTTTGGCATGGTTGAGTCTTTCTGGGTTTGCGGCGCCTCGCGGCGGCTTTTGTGATTTATGATGTGGCCAAGAGGGTACACCCCCCTCCCATTGCCTTTATGTAAGCCTTTTGAAATGTACAGCTTGCAGGCGCTACAGGCTCGCAAGATATTCTAAACAAAAGGTTTACGGCTAAATATTAGTAAAGAAAAAACTTAGAGCCCAACATCGACTTCCATGGCCTCACGAGACGACTCGCGGTCCAATTCCTGGTGTTTCCAAGCGATGCCTAGGGATCAGAGAGCCATCGGGGAAGTGGCTGCCATCTCTTCTGTTTCTATTATAGCAAGGTGACCCAAACTTAAAGGACATTAGAATTCGCTTTAGAATGTTGCACTTGTACGATTTTGGGCTTGACAAGATTTGGCTAACGGCTCTCTGACTCCATCTGGTTGGAATCCAGATGAAGGAGTGCCCTCAGGAAGTCTCCGCCGGGCTTACCGCCATCACCGAAGAGGCGCTGCTGTACCTCGATGACGCGAGGAAGCGCCTTTCGCAGGACGTTTGTGCCTGCCTGAGTTACCTCGACGCGCTTGGCGCGACTGTCCGAGGGGCTACGCTGGCGGAGGACAAACCCTTTCCTCTCGAGCGTCTTGAGCATCTGGGAGATCTGCATGGGGTGGATGCCGCCGAAGCTGGCCAACTCCCTCTGGGTGACCGATCCTCCGAATCGGCCAAACCATGCCGCGAGGGTTAGCGTGACGAACTGGAGGTTGGTGAGGTCGAGCGGCACGAGGGCGCGGTCTACCTCGCGCTGGTAGCGAACGACGACCCTCCAGAGCACAAACCCGACGGCGTTCTCCGGCGCGCCGAGGGAGACGTCCTCGAAGAGATCGTGGATCGGATGTGGGTGGATCGGATATGCTGGTTCTCCCATGAATCCACTATAGGGCGGGCGAGGAAAGCTTCCAATCCGGATAGGGCAACCCAATAGTAAATATATTTATCGTATTTCCAAGGAGAAGAAGGAGGGGGAGTATGAGCAAACTCAAACTGAACATCGCTTTCTGGGATTACGATCGCACGCGCGCTCTGGCTGACGGCAGGGTGCAGATCGAAGGGGTCGAGAGCACGTTTTACAATGCGCCGATCGTGACGGAGATCTTCCGGGGGATGATCGGCGAGCGCAGGTTCGATATCTCCGAGCTTGGTATGACGTACTACCTGCGGACGTTCGTCGATGGGGTGTCGCCGTTTGTGGCGATCCCGGTCTTCCCAAACCGGGCTTTCCGGCACTCGGCGATCTACATCCATAAGGCGAGCGGTATCAAGAAGCCCGAGGACCTTAACGGCAAGACGATTGGCGAGCTTGCGCTCTACGGCCATGACGCGGGCATCATGCCGAAGGGCATGCTCGCGGAGGAATATGGCTTCAAGCCGGAGACGTGCCGGTGGGTGATCGGCGGGCTGGATTGGCCGCTGAAGCCGATCGACTTCGTGCCGCATACGCATCCGGCGAACGTCGAGGTCGTCGACATTCCCAAGGGCAAGGAACTTGGGGCGATGCTCGAGGCGGGAGAGATCGATGCGCTGATCTCGGCCGATGTGCCGAAGTGTATGCTCGATAACTCGCCGAAGGTGGGACGGCTGTTTGCCGACTTCGAGACCGTCGAACGCGAGTACTATGAGCGCACCGGGATCTTCCCGATCATGCATACCGTCGTCATCCGCAAGGACCTCCTTGTGGAGCATCCGGAGTTAGCGAAGCTGGCCTACCAGGGCTTCTGCGATGCAAAGAAGGCTGCTGTCGACGAGTACGAACACGGACTCATCTTCAACAGCATGGGTACGATGTTCCCCTGGTTCGGCAAGCTGGTCAACGCGGATCGTGCGCTCCTGGGCGACGACTGGTGGCCGTACGGGATCGAGGCGAATCGGAAGGCGCTGGAGGCGATCCTGCGCTATCACCATGAGCAGGGCATCACGGATCGTCTGTTTACGCTGAGAGAGATCTTTGTGCCGGAGTTGATGACGACGTAGTCAGCAGCTTCACTGGGTGTGCGGCGAGGGGAACGATCAGAGACTGTTGGTGTCGATGGCTGGAGTGCGCTGGAGGCCGTCGGGTACGGGGGCCAATGGCTGGTCCGGCGCGTACTCGTTGTCGCCCTCGGGGGTGGCGACGGTGTCGGGCGCGTTGTCTTTGGGAGAGTCAGCGGGTTCGATGGGCTGGTTGCGTGGATCAGTCATGTTGGGTGTGAGTGCTGGCTGACCCGGCGGGTTTTCCGTTCGGCTATTTTGGCTGGAGAGACGGCCTCGAGCCCTGGTCGGGGAACTCGCGCTCGGCCTGGTCGCGCTCGATCTGGTGGGCGAGTTCGGGGGCCTCGGTGGGGTCGTCGTCGGCGCCTGGGACGACGGATGCGGGCGGGGTGCCGGTGAGGCGCTCGGACGCGGGCGGGACGGGGGTGCCGTCGGGCGTGGGTTCCATGTCAGCAGCGGTGCTGAGTGGGGTGGGGTCGCCGTCGGCCTGCGGAGCGTGGACGCCGCGCTCGGCTTCGAGATCGGCGGGAGATTCGGGGGCGTGGTGTTCGGTTTGTGGAGTTGACATCGGGATCTCCTCCTGAACTTCTGTCTCGGCGAGCTCGCCGGCCATCTTCTCAAACTCTTCGATGCTGGGAAGCTCGCTCACGTCCTTCAATCCAAAGCGCAAAAGGAAGTCGCGGGTGGTTTTGTAGAGAATGGGGCGGCCGATGACCTGCTTGCGGCCGGCGGTGGTGATGAGCTTGCGGGTCATGAGCGAGCCGAGGACGCCGCCGGAGTCGACGCCGCGGATCTCGGAGATTTCGGGGGCGGTGATGGGCTGCTTGTAGGCGACGACGGCGAGAGTCTCGAGGGCCTGGAGCGAGAGTTTCAGCGGGGGTTTGAGGGATTTGACGAAGCCACGAACGGCGTCGTGGTACTCGGGCTTGGTGGCGAGACGGAAGCCGGAGGCGACTTCGCGGATCTCGAGGCCGCGCTCGGAGCTGGAGTAGTCGGCGATGAGCTCATCGAGGATGGAGCGGAAGTACTCGCGGAGGCGGCGGGCTCGGTCCTTCTCTTCGCGGGCGAGTTGCTTCTCATCCTTTTCGGGAGAGGCTGCAGGCTCGGCGGCTTGCTCGGCCGGGGGCTGGCTGACGGCGGCTTCGGCGGCGAGCTCGGCGAGGGGCTGCTCGCTGACGAGTTCGGGTGGGGATGGGGTGTCGTCGGAGTCTTCGGCCATCTCGAGGACGTCGCCGGCGTCGATGTCGTCGGAGTCCGGTTCGGGCTGGGGGGCTTCGGCGGGAGCGTCTTCGGGGTGGAGCGCGAGGTGCTGCTGGGCGCTTTCGATCCGGTCGAGTTCGGCCTGGGCTTCGTGGCTCAGCAGGCCGGTGAGCTGGGCGAGGGTTACGGGCTCCTCGGAGGCATAGATGACGGCTTCGATCTTGGCTTTCAGGCTCATGGGTCAGGTTGAAGTGTATAAGATCGGCGGGCCTGGAGACGCGTGCGATCCCACATCTCAGGAGCGAGATGTGGGGCACCCGGTTCGTGCGCTATCTAGGCGGCTGCTTCTGCTTCGGCGACCGTGGGGAAGACGCGGAGAAGGGATTTGACGCGGGTGAGATCGAGAAGGGCTCCGATGCGCTCGCTGACGCCCGCGAGGGCCATCCTGCGTCCGCCTTTTTCGGCGGAGACGTAGAAGTTCATCAGATGCCGAGGCCGGCCGAGTCCATGTACTCGCACTCGCTGAGGTCGAAGATGGCGAGCCTTGGGTGGATCTTTCTGAGTTCATCCTGCAGGGGAAACAGGTTCGCCAGGACGGCTGGGCCGACGACCTTGATGATCTGGGTGCCCGGGGCCACGCCGTCGGAGAGTTCGTACGTCATCGATTTATCGTGCATAAGCCTAGAAGAGTAAAAGAGGCGAATGCGCCGGAGGTCAAGACGACGTGAATTCTAGGGGGAATGTGCTGGGATCGTCGCGTGCAGGAGAAGGTTGCGGGATTGGGAACTTGTTTCGTGAATTAGCAAATGTTCCGATTGATCTCGGACTGATGTTGTCGTATATTCAGGCCATCGGGAAATTTAGCGGCTGGAGTCGTTTTCTGCTGGCCCGAACGAGTTGAAGTACACAGATCCCCGCGGATTGATCTCTTGGAGGAGACCGCGAGGACCTGAGAGCCGGAGCGGTTAGGCCCACGACTGTCCCCGATTATAGGGGCACGTCCGCGGCTCGTTCAACTTGCACAACTTGACGGGCTTCGAAGCGTTCGGAGGCGATTTTGCGCCATCCGAAGCGGCTTTGAGGCTGAGCGGTTAGTGAGCCCTCTTGCGCTTCTTTGCGTTGACGAGGCCGCGACCGAGCGAGAGAGCCCTTATGCGTAAGGCGGATGGATTGAGGAGAACGTCGATGAATCAGAGCAAACGAAGAAAGCAGGGAGCGGCAACGAGCGGGGAGGAGACTCAGCCTTTGAACGTGGCGAGTGTGACCGGTGTCACCCCAGTTCACGACCGGCTTGCCCGCTTCGACCGCTTTGGCGCTGCCGAGGGTGTGAGCTCTCTCGGTGGGCGGACGTTCCTGGCCGGGGCTCTGGCGGCGTGCGCGATGGTCGGCGGCGGACGCGACGGGCTGGCGTTCGGACAGAGCAACGCGGCTCCTACCGCGGCGGAGTCGAATCTGCCGACGGTGTCGTTCGCGATCCCGGCGGGTCCGCTCGATCAAGCCCTGAAGGGGTATGAGGCGGCGACCGGGCTGAAGGTGAAGACAGGCATCTCGGGCGACAAGCTTGCGGGGTTTACGACGGCTGGGTTGACGGGGACGTATCCGGAGGCGGAGGGTCTGCGGGTTCTGCTTGTTGGAACCGGGCTCCAGTACAGGCTCGACGGCAAGACAATGGTGGTGGGGATGCAGGCGCGGGAGGATGTGACCGTGCAAGCGGACGCGACGATGCCGCTCGGGCAGTTCACCGAGGCGCTGAAGGATACGCCGCAGTCGGTGACGGTGGTGCCGCAGTTCATCATGAAGGAGCAGGCGATCACGACGCTGCGGGATTCGCTGCGCAATGTTCCGGGGATCAGCCTTGCGGCGGGTGAGGCGGGCGCGCAGGGGGATAACCTGACGATTCGCGGGTTCACGGCCCGCAACGATATTTTTCTGGATGGGATCCGCGACTTCGGCAGCTACTACCGCGACTCGTTCAACTACGAACAGGTTGAGGTGCTGGAAGGACCGGCGGGCATCGAGTTCGGGCGCGGATCGACGGGCGGTGTGATCAACCAGGAGAGCAAGCGGCCGCTCGATCACAAACTCGTGAGCGGGGCGGTACAGCTTGGCACGAACCTCACACGCCGTGTGACGGTGGATGTGAACCAGCCGGTGGGAGAGATCGGCGGAGGCGGCGCGGCGTTCCGGATGAACATCATGGGCGATGAGGCGAATGTCGCCGGTCGCGACGTGGTGGAGAACAGGCGCTTTGGTGTGGCCCCCTCGCTGAGCTTCGGCATGGGGACGAAGTCGCGGGCGACGTTGAGCTATGTTCACCAGGGAGAGAACGATATTCCGGACTACGGCATTCCGTGGCTTCTCGATGGGCCGTCGCCGGCAAAACGCAGCGCGTACTACGGCTTCCGTCATGGCAACTTCATCAATACGCACGACGACATTTTGACGCTGCGGCTGGATCATGATGTGAATGAGCACGCGAGCTTCCGGAGCATCACGCGGTTCGCGAATTATCCACGGAACGCGCAG
This genomic window from Granulicella sibirica contains:
- a CDS encoding TonB-dependent siderophore receptor is translated as MNQSKRRKQGAATSGEETQPLNVASVTGVTPVHDRLARFDRFGAAEGVSSLGGRTFLAGALAACAMVGGGRDGLAFGQSNAAPTAAESNLPTVSFAIPAGPLDQALKGYEAATGLKVKTGISGDKLAGFTTAGLTGTYPEAEGLRVLLVGTGLQYRLDGKTMVVGMQAREDVTVQADATMPLGQFTEALKDTPQSVTVVPQFIMKEQAITTLRDSLRNVPGISLAAGEAGAQGDNLTIRGFTARNDIFLDGIRDFGSYYRDSFNYEQVEVLEGPAGIEFGRGSTGGVINQESKRPLDHKLVSGAVQLGTNLTRRVTVDVNQPVGEIGGGGAAFRMNIMGDEANVAGRDVVENRRFGVAPSLSFGMGTKSRATLSYVHQGENDIPDYGIPWLLDGPSPAKRSAYYGFRHGNFINTHDDILTLRLDHDVNEHASFRSITRFANYPRNAQITEPQVCSNGAISPTTGLLLAPTNVLNSAQLCPYNNGAPSDPSTILVNRNQITVASVENDLWQQDEALLHFRFLNIAQAVVVGVEGGREMSNPTRFTFTGVPTATLLNPNEDLPFAGTKTLSTRTHLAADSAGLFFVDTVHLGRYIDLTGGIRYDYFYTQQRQYTASTQLNTFLYRIDKKPSYRAAFVVKPTASGSVYFDYGTSFNPSAEALSLSVSTTVLPPEENETYELGSKWGFLHDRLSLAAAIFQTTKNNAKETSPANSTITVLAGNQRVRGGQVSVTGRLANQFDFIAGYAYLNSEVIASQFYPNAIGAPLANVPKQTFNVWLNRALGLRFTGGLGGNYVASRSASSTIPYVATAWTGTTPANAVVTATRLKQVPGYWAFNGVVQRPITERISLQANINNILNRSFIDEPHPSHLVPGEGRNALFGLNYKF